The following coding sequences lie in one Alicyclobacillus curvatus genomic window:
- a CDS encoding thiolase family protein — protein MTRQAVIVDAVRTAIGRKQGSLAGTHPADMLAAVLTNLVGRSGIDPGTIDDIVTGCVTMTGEQGGNIGRLSALAAGIPPEVPALSMNRMCGSSQQALHSAAQTILAADADIVIACGVENMSRVPMGSDMGSFSRRLMDKYSIVPQGLSAEMIAEKWHVERPELDEFSLASHEKAAQATDSGAFCREIVPIRPTGANDDLVTDEGVRRDTSREKLATLRPAFRPDGVITAGNSSQISDGAAGILLMSQDKADQLGLRPRARVIARAVVGEDPVIMLTGVIPATRKVLQKAGLSMAEIDVFEVNEAFASVVSAWQRELNPDMKKVNPRGGAIALGHPLGASGARITTTLLHELEDMGGRYGLQVMCIGFGMATATVIERLGE, from the coding sequence ATGACCAGACAGGCAGTGATTGTAGATGCAGTTCGTACTGCCATTGGCCGGAAGCAGGGTAGCCTTGCAGGAACACATCCCGCAGACATGTTGGCAGCTGTTCTCACGAACCTTGTTGGGCGCAGTGGAATTGACCCAGGTACGATAGACGACATCGTGACTGGGTGTGTCACCATGACCGGTGAACAAGGGGGGAACATCGGTCGGCTGTCAGCACTCGCGGCCGGTATCCCACCCGAGGTCCCAGCTCTGTCCATGAATCGGATGTGTGGTTCGAGCCAACAGGCATTGCACAGCGCCGCACAGACGATTCTCGCTGCAGATGCGGACATCGTTATCGCCTGCGGGGTTGAAAATATGTCTCGCGTGCCTATGGGCAGTGACATGGGGAGTTTCAGTCGTCGACTGATGGACAAGTACAGCATCGTGCCGCAGGGCCTTTCGGCTGAGATGATTGCGGAAAAGTGGCATGTTGAACGGCCCGAACTCGATGAATTCTCGCTCGCAAGCCACGAAAAAGCCGCTCAGGCAACAGACAGCGGTGCATTTTGCAGAGAGATTGTACCCATTCGACCGACAGGGGCGAATGATGACTTGGTCACAGATGAAGGCGTTCGCCGCGATACGTCGCGCGAGAAACTGGCAACGCTTCGTCCCGCCTTTCGTCCGGACGGTGTCATCACGGCCGGGAACTCGAGTCAAATCAGTGACGGGGCAGCCGGCATTTTGCTCATGTCTCAGGATAAGGCAGACCAACTTGGACTGCGACCAAGGGCACGCGTCATTGCACGCGCCGTGGTCGGAGAAGACCCCGTCATCATGTTGACAGGCGTGATTCCTGCAACCCGCAAGGTGTTGCAGAAAGCCGGCCTGTCGATGGCCGAAATTGACGTGTTCGAGGTCAACGAGGCCTTTGCTTCCGTCGTTTCTGCTTGGCAGCGGGAACTGAATCCCGACATGAAAAAAGTGAATCCCCGTGGTGGGGCCATAGCCTTAGGACATCCACTCGGTGCTAGTGGTGCCCGCATCACGACGACACTGCTGCACGAGCTTGAGGACATGGGTGGACGCTATGGATTGCAAGTGATGTGCATTGGGTTTGGTATGGCGACGGCTACTGTGATTGAGCGACTTGGGGAGTGA
- a CDS encoding DUF255 domain-containing protein yields the protein MSYASGEHRYTNSLIHEKSPYLLQHAHNPVNWYAWGQEAFQKAARESKPVFLSIGYS from the coding sequence GTGTCTTACGCAAGCGGAGAACATAGATACACAAACAGTCTCATCCACGAGAAATCCCCGTATCTCCTGCAACATGCCCACAACCCTGTCAATTGGTACGCCTGGGGACAGGAGGCTTTTCAAAAAGCGGCCCGCGAATCAAAACCTGTCTTCCTGTCCATCGGCTATTCGTAG
- a CDS encoding ATP-dependent helicase, protein MFSSLSPKQREIVFETRGKSIVRACPGSGKTYSLAARLAYKMQHWDRRCQGIASISFTNVAWQEIEKQLNEKFNIKTPVDYPHFLGTIDSFINKYIFLPYGHLIMGCNKRPILVGEPHGTWAGGQYERDYNRYFDAVSFNSKDNVIRTKSPTHFHFPWKNNKDGTESGHIKHVRDVKYQFWKKGFATQSDANYISMKLVESYPAIAKSIGQRFPEFMIDEAQDTSDVQMKILDCLLVNDLEHIMLIGDPDQAIYEWNEARPELFIEKHLLWKENSIILNENRRSSFHICNFTYRLSSLDYPSVAVSKDVKDCEIRPTVVTYDKNNLHQTINEFLLLCRDHQIEITPDNVAVLYRSRGFYQEIVGNAALHRDDPWLPGSMFTREFAKGKYLYDRSLFKDGYKMIERALYKAVSGKDYCSDNDLTEKVSQEGFLKYRQGIRNVLNLLPSTNIKLGNWINRVNCNFRTNGMKIRLEIDSTFGDMTFDQLFETADLVGGNLNYRLGTVHTAKGETFEAVLLFLKKKAGQRSNYITYIKNHTSITASEELRIVYVGITRPRKLVVLAVPDDADKNAWEKKLLS, encoded by the coding sequence ATGTTTAGCTCTTTGTCACCGAAACAGCGAGAGATTGTATTCGAGACACGCGGAAAATCCATAGTCAGAGCATGTCCTGGAAGTGGAAAGACTTATTCTCTGGCGGCCAGATTAGCTTATAAGATGCAGCATTGGGATAGAAGATGTCAAGGTATTGCATCTATCTCCTTTACTAATGTAGCGTGGCAAGAAATTGAAAAACAGCTCAATGAAAAATTCAATATCAAGACTCCTGTTGATTATCCGCACTTTCTAGGTACTATAGACAGCTTTATTAATAAATACATTTTTTTACCCTATGGCCATCTCATTATGGGATGCAACAAACGTCCTATTTTGGTCGGTGAGCCACATGGCACCTGGGCTGGTGGGCAATATGAAAGAGATTATAATCGATACTTTGATGCGGTAAGCTTCAATTCTAAGGATAATGTAATTCGAACTAAGAGTCCGACACATTTCCATTTTCCATGGAAAAACAATAAAGATGGCACAGAAAGCGGCCACATAAAGCACGTAAGAGATGTGAAGTACCAATTTTGGAAGAAAGGGTTTGCCACACAATCTGATGCCAATTACATTTCAATGAAATTAGTGGAATCCTACCCGGCTATAGCAAAATCAATCGGACAGAGATTTCCAGAGTTCATGATTGACGAAGCTCAAGATACATCCGATGTTCAAATGAAAATCCTTGATTGTCTCTTGGTTAACGATTTGGAACACATCATGCTGATCGGAGACCCGGACCAAGCAATCTATGAATGGAATGAGGCAAGACCTGAGTTATTTATTGAAAAACACCTTTTATGGAAGGAAAACTCTATTATACTAAACGAAAATAGACGAAGTTCATTTCATATCTGCAATTTCACTTATCGATTGTCCTCGTTGGATTATCCCTCGGTGGCTGTAAGTAAAGACGTAAAGGATTGCGAAATTCGACCGACTGTAGTTACATATGACAAAAATAACTTACACCAGACAATTAATGAATTTTTGCTTTTGTGTAGAGATCATCAAATCGAAATCACACCTGATAACGTGGCTGTTTTGTACAGAAGCAGAGGATTTTATCAAGAAATCGTAGGTAACGCTGCTTTGCATCGGGACGATCCTTGGCTTCCTGGAAGCATGTTCACAAGAGAATTTGCCAAAGGAAAATACTTGTATGACCGGTCTCTTTTCAAAGATGGATATAAAATGATTGAGCGGGCATTATATAAGGCGGTTTCTGGAAAAGACTATTGTTCAGACAATGATCTCACAGAAAAAGTATCACAAGAAGGATTCTTGAAATATCGGCAAGGGATTCGTAATGTTTTGAACTTACTACCATCCACAAATATCAAATTAGGTAATTGGATCAATCGAGTCAATTGTAATTTCAGGACAAATGGAATGAAAATCAGGCTTGAAATTGACTCTACTTTTGGAGATATGACGTTTGACCAATTGTTTGAAACGGCTGACTTAGTCGGCGGAAACCTTAACTATAGATTAGGAACCGTACATACCGCAAAAGGAGAGACTTTTGAAGCTGTACTGCTCTTTTTGAAAAAGAAAGCAGGTCAGCGAAGTAACTATATAACTTATATTAAAAATCATACCAGCATAACGGCTTCTGAAGAACTAAGAATCGTGTATGTGGGCATTACAAGGCCACGAAAGCTAGTTGTTCTGGCTGTACCTGATGATGCTGACAAGAATGCATGGGAAAAGAAACTGCTCTCGTAA
- a CDS encoding AAA family ATPase, which produces MYLREFRIKNFRAIKEQNLEFHKGLNILVGENNAGKSTIIDALRICLSYGKQARDIYIRKSDFYIDRSNPGSSVPEIEFHLFFQVEKDEETGWFNDLHAVTPSGKSELQIHFRYYIDRRKSVERIKYRVWGGHNEGQTIDSEVWDLLLHVYLGALRDAEQNLRPSRGNRIGQLYVNLNEDRNKNRIDDDKRKELATRVTETLRRDQEWSDLIHSGKDKVNEHLKQTTFRGKGQAVEIDFLPYEFRGIVDNLRMQIPVFNQENLRTDLSQQEFFELHQNGLGYNNLIYTATVLGDLKNRIRLEPETYIALLIEEPEAHLHPQLQNLFFTYLNELNKIGFQLFITSHSPTITAKADLGALIVLQNQDINISTLSIKNSVLSDDNKKFLVKFLDVTKAQLFFANGVIFVEGISEALLLPIFAKLIDSHGKYDLDKNGIEVINVNGVAFEHFAKLFNPTDESKRLNSRAAILTDSDPDKLTDDKSARATNAQSLEGGLLTVRLSKKTFEHDLFLASVENRKLMLDIYNKMHPKTHIEAGTFDTDHADRFMEKLNTNKDKAELAYKLAISLESSLSTFQSSANQDSIQENGMFVEPMKVNFRVPAYIEQAIKWVVQGETNV; this is translated from the coding sequence ATGTACCTTAGAGAATTTCGAATCAAGAACTTCAGAGCAATCAAGGAACAAAACCTTGAATTCCACAAAGGATTGAATATTCTTGTAGGGGAAAATAACGCTGGTAAGTCGACCATTATTGATGCGCTGCGGATTTGTTTAAGTTATGGAAAACAGGCTCGTGATATTTATATCCGCAAAAGTGACTTTTACATCGATAGATCGAATCCTGGCTCTTCCGTGCCAGAGATCGAATTTCATTTGTTCTTTCAAGTAGAGAAAGATGAGGAAACAGGCTGGTTCAATGACTTACATGCAGTGACTCCAAGCGGCAAGAGTGAGCTTCAAATTCATTTTCGATACTACATAGACCGGCGTAAAAGTGTCGAGAGAATCAAGTATAGAGTGTGGGGTGGGCATAACGAAGGTCAGACAATTGATTCGGAAGTGTGGGATTTATTGCTGCATGTTTACCTTGGAGCATTGAGAGATGCCGAACAAAATCTGAGACCCTCCAGAGGAAATCGTATCGGACAACTTTACGTCAATTTAAATGAAGACCGGAATAAGAATCGAATTGATGATGATAAGAGAAAGGAACTGGCTACGAGGGTAACCGAGACTCTGAGACGTGATCAAGAATGGTCAGATTTAATTCACAGCGGTAAAGATAAGGTCAATGAACATTTAAAACAAACAACTTTTAGAGGAAAAGGACAAGCTGTTGAAATTGATTTTCTTCCATACGAATTTCGAGGCATAGTTGACAACCTGAGAATGCAAATCCCTGTTTTCAATCAAGAAAATTTGCGAACCGATTTATCACAGCAAGAGTTTTTTGAGCTGCATCAAAATGGATTGGGATACAACAATTTAATTTATACTGCCACCGTTCTTGGAGACTTAAAAAACAGAATACGCCTGGAGCCTGAAACCTACATTGCCCTACTTATCGAAGAGCCGGAGGCACATCTGCACCCGCAGCTACAAAACCTTTTCTTCACGTACCTAAACGAATTGAATAAGATAGGATTTCAGCTTTTCATCACATCGCATTCTCCGACCATTACGGCAAAGGCGGATTTAGGTGCACTCATTGTACTGCAAAATCAGGACATCAATATTTCAACGTTGTCTATTAAAAACTCGGTATTAAGTGACGACAACAAGAAATTCCTAGTTAAATTCTTGGATGTTACAAAAGCGCAGTTGTTCTTTGCCAACGGAGTTATCTTTGTTGAAGGTATTTCTGAAGCTCTATTGCTTCCCATTTTTGCAAAACTCATAGACTCACACGGCAAATACGACTTAGATAAAAATGGCATAGAAGTGATCAACGTGAACGGTGTAGCTTTCGAGCATTTCGCCAAGTTATTTAATCCAACGGATGAGAGTAAGAGATTGAATTCAAGAGCCGCTATCCTAACAGATAGCGATCCGGACAAGCTCACGGACGATAAGTCTGCGAGAGCCACTAATGCCCAGTCCTTAGAGGGAGGACTTTTAACGGTTCGATTATCAAAGAAAACATTTGAGCATGACTTATTTCTGGCTAGTGTAGAGAACCGAAAGTTGATGCTGGATATTTACAACAAAATGCATCCAAAAACTCATATCGAAGCAGGGACTTTCGACACAGATCATGCCGATAGGTTCATGGAAAAGTTGAACACCAATAAGGACAAGGCGGAATTGGCATACAAACTGGCGATAAGTCTTGAATCCTCATTATCGACTTTTCAATCTTCGGCGAATCAGGACTCGATACAAGAGAATGGAATGTTCGTTGAACCAATGAAAGTTAATTTCAGAGTGCCGGCGTACATTGAACAGGCAATTAAGTGGGTGGTTCAGGGGGAGACTAATGTTTAG
- a CDS encoding transposase — protein sequence MSSFSQVGGAIVLRALWDRFDLSLLLTQSGIFKIRGVATWALAFLYVVGLIKRSPSVNAVSSFYNQDGLLQQMFGIQKISQSALSRFLTGFSGWDVFNKKRTQRLQSDTDTALTDGDVLALDDTHAPHPYAKGIPFLYRLYDSSRKVYISAMNIVALHAVRRNGIEYPWSYSIWKRPETQTDKEVTKFDLAWQMLQDVRRQVSCRLWVVMDRWYLSKQFLRQCESANFDWVTKAKSSTKLFRRLIEPGTGRERFVPIQPIDLIRQVYPHLKTQTNVHIASVSCQDIYMQMPIKRINRKGRLVKKMEYTRIAAVVGWRVKEKSQTTEQSEIVGPEESKDEAAAEYKGAYLLISNRHDAAQEVLGAWLRRWNIEILFRTAKQELGMLNCHSANENHIHAHLTLLFTAETLIRYLLWEQRKTEGKEDCTHCQVIRNLLCIRCHTRRASRTNKKDSITLDLDTVAKGFARTG from the coding sequence TTGTCGTCTTTTAGTCAGGTTGGCGGAGCCATTGTGCTTCGTGCACTTTGGGACCGTTTTGACCTATCTCTCCTGCTGACTCAATCCGGCATTTTCAAGATTCGCGGTGTGGCAACCTGGGCTCTGGCTTTCCTCTATGTGGTTGGACTTATCAAGCGTTCTCCATCTGTCAACGCTGTGTCGTCGTTTTACAATCAGGACGGTCTATTGCAACAAATGTTTGGCATCCAGAAGATTTCGCAATCCGCACTTAGTCGATTTCTGACGGGGTTTTCTGGGTGGGATGTATTTAACAAAAAGCGTACTCAAAGGCTTCAGAGCGACACAGACACGGCTCTTACAGATGGAGACGTTCTTGCTTTGGACGATACCCACGCTCCTCATCCTTACGCAAAAGGAATTCCGTTTCTCTATCGGCTTTATGACAGTTCACGGAAGGTCTACATTTCGGCCATGAATATTGTCGCCTTGCACGCAGTTCGTCGCAACGGCATCGAATATCCCTGGTCTTATTCTATCTGGAAGAGACCTGAAACACAGACAGATAAAGAGGTAACGAAATTCGATTTGGCTTGGCAGATGCTTCAGGATGTCCGAAGGCAAGTGTCATGCCGATTGTGGGTCGTTATGGATCGCTGGTACCTCAGTAAACAGTTCCTACGCCAATGTGAGTCTGCGAATTTCGATTGGGTTACAAAGGCGAAGAGCAGTACCAAACTGTTCCGTCGACTCATAGAACCAGGCACTGGGCGTGAGCGATTCGTACCGATACAGCCCATAGATCTGATTCGTCAAGTGTATCCACACCTAAAGACGCAAACAAATGTGCACATCGCGTCCGTTTCCTGCCAGGATATCTACATGCAGATGCCGATAAAAAGAATTAATCGCAAAGGGCGTCTTGTTAAGAAGATGGAATACACACGGATCGCTGCGGTGGTTGGCTGGCGGGTCAAGGAGAAATCTCAGACTACGGAACAGTCTGAAATCGTCGGTCCTGAGGAATCCAAGGACGAGGCGGCCGCGGAGTACAAGGGTGCGTATCTGCTCATTAGCAATCGTCATGACGCAGCACAAGAAGTTCTTGGGGCATGGCTGCGACGTTGGAACATTGAAATCTTGTTTCGAACCGCAAAGCAGGAATTGGGTATGCTCAACTGCCATTCAGCCAACGAGAACCATATTCATGCACACCTGACGCTCTTATTCACGGCAGAAACGCTCATTCGGTATCTGCTCTGGGAACAACGAAAAACAGAGGGCAAAGAAGATTGCACCCACTGCCAAGTGATCCGCAATCTACTTTGCATCCGCTGCCACACACGTCGAGCCAGTCGAACAAACAAGAAAGACTCGATTACACTCGATCTTGACACAGTGGCAAAGGGTTTTGCACGGACTGGTTGA
- a CDS encoding ThiF family adenylyltransferase yields MVGVFGIGSPVTEMLYRLGVGHLVLVDGDKIEIKNVGRIYNSTMNNARSGEFKVHMMERAIKPIGYPYEGRFNSKGSLSS; encoded by the coding sequence GTGGTCGGTGTCTTCGGCATTGGGAGTCCCGTTACAGAAATGCTCTATCGTCTTGGAGTCGGTCATCTTGTTTTGGTCGACGGAGATAAAATTGAAATTAAAAATGTTGGACGAATATACAACTCCACAATGAACAATGCCCGAAGTGGCGAGTTCAAAGTGCACATGATGGAGCGGGCAATTAAACCGATCGGGTATCCATACGAAGGGCGGTTCAATTCCAAAGGATCTTTATCATCCTGA
- a CDS encoding DUF4433 domain-containing protein — protein sequence MSRKQNWQVFAKTLTEVGASLGPNQWWARYLFHFTDVKNAAQILSSGSLLSRNAAIDEGTMLNDNASPEVIAQTADRWKDYVRFYFRPKTPTQYRNEGFLPPEQRYLHAHCPVPVFFLFDAVSLLSLPESEFSDMTLASPYAMTFTDAEDFTRLQFDYVYHEGRYDKNGPNIANYRQAEVVIPTECSLEHLKRIVCRSAAEKQTLLELLDTATFFEWIDRIAVDNRLYYANGTYVERANLSQDTISFTFHTGQNPVFDVSLEIVDPAGNSYGRLVKQQYRLGPTWRVNLTRLQNLGSYQAELRLDGDLAFKGEYLNEEMPF from the coding sequence GTGAGCAGAAAACAAAATTGGCAGGTGTTCGCGAAGACATTAACCGAAGTAGGGGCATCACTAGGTCCAAACCAATGGTGGGCGAGGTACCTATTTCATTTTACGGATGTCAAGAATGCAGCGCAGATACTGTCCAGTGGTTCGCTCCTGTCCCGGAACGCGGCAATTGATGAAGGCACCATGCTCAATGATAACGCTAGCCCAGAAGTGATTGCGCAAACAGCCGATCGATGGAAGGATTATGTCCGCTTCTACTTTCGGCCTAAAACACCGACGCAATATCGAAATGAAGGATTTTTACCCCCTGAACAAAGGTATCTACACGCCCATTGCCCAGTACCCGTTTTCTTCTTATTTGATGCGGTCTCGTTGTTATCTCTACCAGAATCAGAGTTCTCAGATATGACGCTGGCTTCTCCCTACGCTATGACCTTTACTGATGCTGAAGACTTTACACGACTTCAGTTCGATTACGTTTACCATGAAGGACGATATGATAAGAACGGCCCAAATATCGCCAACTATCGACAAGCTGAGGTCGTGATACCTACCGAGTGCTCGTTAGAACATCTCAAACGCATTGTGTGTCGAAGCGCCGCCGAAAAGCAAACCTTGTTGGAACTTCTCGACACTGCCACATTCTTCGAGTGGATAGACAGGATCGCAGTGGATAACCGTCTCTACTACGCAAATGGAACATACGTAGAGCGAGCCAATCTAAGCCAAGATACAATATCCTTTACCTTTCACACGGGGCAGAATCCAGTATTTGATGTAAGCCTAGAGATTGTCGATCCAGCCGGAAACAGTTACGGTCGGCTCGTGAAACAGCAGTATCGACTTGGTCCAACTTGGAGGGTGAATCTCACGCGATTACAGAACTTGGGGAGTTATCAGGCAGAACTGCGACTCGACGGCGACCTCGCTTTTAAGGGCGAGTACTTGAATGAGGAAATGCCATTTTAA
- a CDS encoding macro domain-containing protein, translated as MTDLFESPAQVLVNTVNTVGVMGKGIAKEFASIYPQMYKEYRALCEKHMFDIGQLWLYKTSHKWVLNFPTKKHWRSPSKIEYIEAGLKKFVDTYAQKGITSISFPLLGCGNGGLDFELQVQPVMEKYLKPLPIDVFIHLSQKFNNREAEHLKPEEMKQWLQSYPSALSFSEFWDDVVALVQNDKEIVFNGGRYLVTLNQGDDLGLQFQCKETEFIVSEDQLMEFWAHLRSLGFTRQQELPAGLHVVSGPLFSLLQHLSYIEPVSIGSNFQTPNDLRAGIRIVPYRIAPTQPIEEQVIQ; from the coding sequence ATGACAGACCTATTCGAAAGTCCAGCGCAGGTTCTTGTCAATACCGTGAATACCGTCGGTGTTATGGGCAAAGGTATCGCGAAGGAATTTGCGTCCATATATCCCCAAATGTACAAGGAATACCGGGCACTTTGCGAAAAGCATATGTTTGATATCGGCCAGCTTTGGCTGTACAAGACAAGTCACAAATGGGTCCTCAATTTTCCGACCAAAAAACATTGGCGGTCGCCTTCAAAAATCGAATACATTGAAGCGGGCCTGAAGAAATTTGTGGACACGTACGCTCAGAAGGGGATCACGTCAATTTCCTTTCCCCTACTAGGGTGTGGGAATGGCGGACTGGATTTTGAATTGCAGGTTCAACCTGTCATGGAGAAATACCTAAAACCCCTCCCCATCGATGTTTTTATTCATCTGTCACAAAAGTTCAATAATCGTGAGGCCGAACATCTAAAACCAGAAGAAATGAAACAATGGCTTCAATCTTATCCATCTGCTTTGAGTTTCAGTGAGTTTTGGGATGACGTTGTGGCTCTCGTTCAGAATGACAAGGAAATTGTATTCAATGGTGGTCGATACCTAGTCACCCTGAATCAGGGGGATGATCTTGGTCTTCAGTTTCAATGCAAGGAAACCGAATTCATCGTTTCAGAGGACCAATTAATGGAGTTTTGGGCTCATCTTCGTAGTCTCGGTTTTACGCGACAGCAGGAACTTCCTGCAGGGCTCCATGTGGTGTCTGGACCTTTGTTCAGTTTGCTCCAGCACCTGTCTTATATCGAACCAGTCAGCATCGGTTCTAATTTTCAAACACCAAATGACCTCCGGGCCGGTATACGAATTGTTCCGTACCGGATTGCACCGACTCAACCGATTGAGGAGCAAGTGATCCAGTGA
- a CDS encoding recombinase family protein: MTTQKQGHVTEPLKPNIILAAVNSNNIEVIQVEQKKIYEVAMYLRKSRDDTDGEEDVLLKHETALTDLVRKNNWRYVIYREIGSSDSIDYRPEFKRLLKDVENDFYDAVVVMDYDRLSRGDKEDRARVEKILKLSNTLVVTPSRVYDLNDEDQELITDIEGVFARYEYRMIKKRFQRGKKIGARLGHWTNGPAPFPYVYNSEAKSLDIDPDKFEIYQLIKKRLLSGATCASICWELNRLGIPSPKGKLWQESVVYRLALNEVHLGRIIYGKTSGGLHKNRKTAPFRINSRENWVVVENAHPAVKTLEEHAKIVKFLEQRRIQAKRTRHGTYPYSGLVFCGKCGSALQFQPKENGRVLVKKCQKIDPYGNRCGNPGCDVEHVNRSVLESLREYEEEIRSRPIQETDSNDVTPQMMLRLRETELDNLHEGISRLKDLYVSGDLTKQEYRSRLDRQRDLITKKENEIQQLKETLQIGGPVSDGDRLQRIENLNNVWKQLDAQPGEKNRLLKQITERIEYTRDGYGINIRIKFR, encoded by the coding sequence ATGACCACACAAAAACAAGGACATGTGACGGAGCCCCTTAAGCCAAACATCATACTCGCCGCTGTAAACTCCAACAACATCGAGGTGATCCAGGTGGAGCAGAAAAAGATTTACGAAGTCGCCATGTATTTGCGCAAGAGCCGCGACGACACAGATGGAGAAGAGGACGTTCTGCTCAAACATGAAACCGCCCTCACCGACCTCGTCCGCAAGAACAACTGGCGCTATGTCATCTATCGCGAGATCGGCAGTTCCGACAGCATCGACTATCGCCCGGAATTCAAACGTCTTCTCAAAGACGTAGAAAACGACTTTTACGACGCAGTGGTGGTCATGGACTACGACCGGTTGAGCCGTGGCGACAAAGAAGACCGCGCCCGTGTCGAGAAAATCCTCAAACTCTCCAACACATTGGTCGTGACGCCGAGTCGCGTGTATGACCTCAACGACGAAGACCAGGAACTCATCACCGATATTGAAGGCGTCTTTGCCCGATACGAGTATCGAATGATCAAAAAGCGGTTCCAACGCGGTAAGAAAATCGGTGCCCGCCTCGGTCATTGGACGAATGGCCCTGCCCCGTTCCCCTACGTCTACAATTCCGAAGCCAAATCCCTCGACATTGATCCCGACAAATTCGAGATTTATCAACTCATCAAGAAGCGTCTCCTCAGCGGTGCAACGTGCGCCTCAATCTGTTGGGAACTGAATCGTCTCGGCATCCCTTCGCCCAAGGGGAAGCTATGGCAGGAGAGTGTCGTTTACCGGTTGGCACTTAACGAAGTACACCTCGGGCGAATCATATACGGTAAAACCAGCGGCGGCCTGCACAAGAACCGTAAGACGGCACCTTTTCGAATCAATTCAAGAGAAAATTGGGTCGTGGTCGAAAACGCGCATCCCGCCGTAAAGACACTCGAAGAACACGCAAAAATCGTTAAGTTCTTGGAGCAGCGTCGCATCCAGGCAAAACGAACTCGACATGGAACTTACCCGTATTCCGGGCTCGTGTTCTGTGGAAAATGCGGGTCTGCATTACAATTTCAGCCCAAGGAGAACGGCCGAGTCCTCGTGAAAAAGTGTCAGAAAATCGACCCTTACGGAAATCGCTGCGGGAATCCTGGATGCGACGTGGAGCATGTTAATCGATCTGTCTTGGAGAGCTTGCGGGAATACGAAGAAGAAATCCGTTCACGACCGATTCAGGAAACGGATTCGAATGATGTCACCCCGCAAATGATGTTGCGGCTACGAGAGACCGAACTGGATAACTTACATGAAGGCATCTCCAGGCTGAAAGACCTCTATGTGTCCGGAGATTTGACCAAGCAGGAATACCGTTCGCGACTGGATCGCCAAAGGGACCTGATCACAAAGAAGGAGAACGAAATTCAGCAATTGAAAGAAACCCTGCAGATTGGAGGACCCGTATCCGACGGGGACAGACTACAACGCATTGAAAACCTAAACAATGTGTGGAAACAACTCGACGCACAACCAGGTGAAAAGAATCGCTTGCTCAAGCAGATCACTGAACGGATTGAGTATACACGGGATGGATATGGAATCAACATACGAATTAAATTCCGATGA
- a CDS encoding DUF5049 domain-containing protein — protein sequence MDKIRVPKAVFEGLEAIRRSGATNMFDYRAVVELASILNNRDTLLWLIDHKHEYLQGVLYGIEPED from the coding sequence ATGGATAAAATCCGCGTGCCAAAGGCAGTGTTTGAGGGTCTTGAAGCCATCCGCCGGTCTGGTGCGACAAACATGTTTGATTACCGGGCCGTCGTGGAACTGGCGAGTATACTCAACAACCGAGACACACTTCTGTGGCTCATTGACCACAAACACGAATATTTACAAGGCGTCCTTTACGGCATTGAACCGGAAGATTAA